From Acinetobacter lwoffii, a single genomic window includes:
- the dusA gene encoding tRNA dihydrouridine(20/20a) synthase DusA, giving the protein MSILSKPSNTQNPRISVAPMMDWTTKDYRFFARLFNPNVIMYTEMVTTGAIIYGDAKRHLDFNTEEQPIVLQLGGSNPKDLATCTKMAQDWGYNEVNLNVGCPSDRVQNNKIGACLMAEPDLVAECIAEMRHAVDIPVTVKHRIGIDDMHSYEEMLHFVDTVAKTGCNNFIVHARIALLKGLSPKENRDVPPLRYEDVYRLKQDRPDLLIEINGGIKTYAETLEHLKHVDGVMIGREAYHNPYLLAELGQLWNLDAPDRFDIMQQMLPYIAQRMAEDAPLSIITRHILGLFQNLPGARKWRQALSGGNAKTLKDVETALFNIQEAMQRTEDYVREHQQVES; this is encoded by the coding sequence ATGAGTATTTTATCAAAACCAAGCAACACACAGAATCCTCGAATCAGTGTTGCGCCGATGATGGATTGGACCACCAAAGACTATCGCTTCTTTGCGCGTCTGTTTAACCCGAATGTGATTATGTACACCGAAATGGTCACCACAGGTGCAATCATTTACGGTGATGCCAAACGTCATTTGGACTTTAATACGGAAGAACAGCCAATCGTGTTGCAACTCGGCGGCTCGAATCCAAAAGATCTCGCCACTTGTACCAAGATGGCGCAGGACTGGGGCTATAACGAAGTCAATTTAAATGTAGGTTGCCCAAGTGACCGGGTACAGAATAATAAAATTGGTGCCTGTCTGATGGCAGAGCCTGATTTAGTCGCAGAATGTATTGCTGAAATGCGTCATGCGGTGGATATTCCAGTGACTGTAAAACACCGGATCGGGATTGATGATATGCACTCCTATGAAGAGATGCTACATTTTGTCGATACTGTGGCCAAAACCGGCTGCAATAACTTTATCGTGCATGCGCGGATTGCCTTATTAAAAGGTCTATCACCTAAAGAAAACCGCGACGTGCCACCCCTACGTTATGAAGATGTCTACCGTTTAAAACAGGATCGTCCTGATCTGCTCATCGAGATCAACGGCGGGATTAAAACCTATGCCGAAACCCTAGAACATCTCAAACATGTGGATGGGGTGATGATTGGCCGCGAAGCCTATCATAATCCTTACTTACTGGCTGAACTGGGCCAACTGTGGAATCTGGATGCACCAGACCGTTTTGACATTATGCAACAGATGCTGCCTTATATTGCCCAGCGCATGGCCGAAGATGCACCGTTGTCGATTATTACCCGTCATATTTTGGGACTGTTCCAGAACCTGCCGGGTGCACGCAAATGGCGTCAGGCTTTAAGCGGTGGCAATGCCAAAACCTTGAAAGATGTAGAAACTGCTCTCTTTAATATTCAGGAAGCGATGCAGCGTACTGAAGATTATGTACGTGAACATCAACAGGTTGAATCCTAA
- the tnpB gene encoding IS66 family insertion sequence element accessory protein TnpB (TnpB, as the term is used for proteins encoded by IS66 family insertion elements, is considered an accessory protein, since TnpC, encoded by a neighboring gene, is a DDE family transposase.) has protein sequence MIRIDEIWLSTQPLDMRAGMDTIMAQVVRAFGYIKPHCAYLFCNKRGHRMKVLVHDGLGIWLCARRLEQGKFHWAQVHQGESMAISPEQLHALIQGLPWQRIGRQQVVTML, from the coding sequence ATGATCCGCATTGATGAAATCTGGCTTTCTACCCAACCTCTGGATATGCGAGCAGGGATGGATACTATCATGGCTCAGGTGGTGAGAGCCTTTGGCTACATCAAACCGCATTGTGCTTACCTGTTCTGTAATAAACGTGGCCATCGCATGAAAGTGCTGGTACATGATGGACTGGGCATCTGGCTGTGTGCCCGGCGGCTGGAACAGGGAAAATTCCACTGGGCGCAGGTTCACCAGGGTGAAAGCATGGCGATCAGTCCGGAACAGTTACATGCACTGATCCAGGGTTTACCTTGGCAGCGCATTGGACGACAGCAGGTGGTGACGATGCTCTAA
- the tnpC gene encoding IS66 family transposase: MNTLPDLSQLTHEQLLEFTRQLAMQHQSLAQSNQELEKSNQQLDTKVQHLEVSNQQLDAQVQHLSILNQKYEHELALFKKHKFGSKNEHLTAKQIHLWDEAVEEDIAAVDLELERLNADKTDAATQKATVNKPKRRLLPDHLHTIRIEHEPASTQCSCGCQLRRIGEDISEKLHFRPAQFYKEQHVRGKWVCDQCDTLTQQAMPAYVIDKGIASPELLSHVLVSKYADHLPLYRQRLIYQRAGIDLSRSTLSDWIGRCGVELEPLANALKEVVLQQQVLHADETPVTIMRMGDDEKKPKKGYVWAYATTQYNPVQAVIYDFQDSRSGQHAEEFLNGWQGHLVCDDYSGYKARFKSGDVIEVGCMAHARRKFHELHVTGKSQIAEQALLMIQKLYAIEAELRKKTDSTAEHRREYRQQHSQPVMQQLYEWLNQHHLTVPSSSPTAKAINYTLKRWPALSRYLDDGNLPICNNWVENQMRPWALGRKNWLFAGSLRSGQRAANIMTLIQSAKLNGLDPYAYLSNVLKRLPTHKVSQIEELLPHRWKPDQN; this comes from the coding sequence ATGAATACGCTGCCTGATTTAAGCCAACTGACCCATGAACAACTGCTGGAATTTACCAGACAGTTGGCAATGCAGCATCAGTCTCTGGCACAATCAAATCAAGAATTAGAAAAATCAAACCAACAATTAGATACCAAAGTTCAGCATCTTGAAGTATCCAATCAGCAATTAGATGCTCAAGTTCAACATCTTTCTATTCTCAACCAAAAATACGAGCATGAACTGGCGCTGTTTAAAAAGCACAAATTCGGCAGTAAAAACGAACATCTCACCGCAAAACAAATCCATCTCTGGGATGAAGCGGTCGAAGAAGATATTGCCGCTGTTGATCTAGAATTAGAACGATTAAATGCAGATAAAACCGATGCAGCGACACAGAAAGCCACAGTCAACAAACCTAAACGTCGACTGCTACCCGATCATCTACACACCATCCGTATTGAGCATGAACCTGCATCAACCCAATGCAGTTGTGGCTGCCAGTTACGTCGTATCGGCGAAGATATCAGTGAAAAACTGCATTTCAGACCGGCACAGTTCTACAAGGAACAGCATGTCCGTGGCAAATGGGTCTGTGATCAGTGCGACACTCTGACTCAGCAAGCGATGCCTGCCTATGTGATTGATAAAGGCATTGCTTCACCTGAATTGCTCAGCCATGTGTTGGTATCGAAGTATGCCGATCATTTGCCGCTGTACCGTCAGCGCCTGATCTATCAGCGGGCTGGCATTGATCTGTCCAGATCCACGTTATCTGACTGGATAGGTCGCTGCGGTGTAGAACTGGAGCCTCTGGCCAATGCCTTAAAAGAGGTGGTGCTGCAACAGCAGGTGCTGCATGCAGATGAAACACCAGTCACCATTATGCGGATGGGTGATGATGAGAAAAAACCGAAGAAAGGTTATGTCTGGGCCTATGCCACCACACAGTACAATCCAGTTCAAGCGGTGATCTATGACTTTCAGGATAGCCGTTCAGGTCAGCATGCAGAAGAGTTCCTGAATGGCTGGCAGGGCCATCTGGTCTGTGATGATTACAGTGGTTATAAAGCACGCTTTAAATCAGGCGATGTCATTGAGGTGGGCTGCATGGCGCATGCACGTCGTAAATTCCATGAGCTACATGTGACTGGGAAAAGTCAGATCGCTGAACAGGCATTACTGATGATTCAGAAACTGTATGCGATAGAAGCAGAACTCAGGAAAAAGACCGATAGTACAGCAGAACACCGCCGCGAATACCGACAACAGCACAGCCAACCAGTGATGCAACAACTATATGAATGGCTCAACCAACATCATCTGACAGTGCCATCGAGTTCTCCCACCGCCAAGGCCATCAATTACACTCTGAAGCGTTGGCCAGCTTTAAGCCGCTATCTGGATGATGGCAATCTACCTATTTGCAATAATTGGGTCGAGAATCAGATGCGTCCCTGGGCGTTGGGGCGCAAGAACTGGCTGTTTGCTGGCTCGCTGCGCAGCGGCCAACGAGCTGCCAATATCATGACTTTAATCCAGTCAGCAAAACTGAATGGCTTGGATCCGTATGCCTATTTAAGTAATGTGCTGAAAAGGTTGCCGACACATAAAGTGAGCCAAATAGAAGAATTGCTGCCGCACCGCTGGAAACCCGACCAAAATTAA
- the radC gene encoding RadC family protein, whose amino-acid sequence MQFSIKNWPEQERPRERLIQYGAESLSDAELLAIFLRSGSQQHSAVDLARLLIQHFGHLTALLDAPLQEVSQFHGMGISKYTQLMAVKELGRRYIAEHLKQDALELTNSKRLRDYLRFELLGETQEVFAVLCLDASLRKIAFKKLFYGSINACDISINQLLRYAITQQATSIVIAHNHPLGRPSPSKADLVLTRQIQQACQLVDIHLIDHCIIALEGSFSFAEQQLIKPEMQY is encoded by the coding sequence ATGCAATTTTCTATTAAAAATTGGCCGGAACAAGAACGGCCGCGAGAACGCTTAATTCAATATGGCGCAGAAAGTCTGTCCGATGCCGAGCTACTGGCTATTTTTCTACGCTCCGGTTCCCAGCAACATTCGGCAGTTGATCTGGCGCGTTTGCTGATTCAGCATTTTGGTCATTTGACTGCGTTGCTCGATGCACCTTTACAGGAAGTCAGCCAGTTTCATGGCATGGGCATCAGTAAATATACTCAACTGATGGCCGTCAAGGAACTCGGACGGCGTTACATAGCCGAGCACCTGAAACAGGATGCACTGGAACTTACCAATTCCAAGCGGCTGAGAGATTACTTACGTTTTGAACTGCTCGGTGAAACTCAGGAAGTGTTTGCCGTGCTGTGTCTGGATGCCAGTTTAAGAAAAATTGCCTTTAAAAAACTGTTTTATGGCTCCATCAATGCATGTGATATTTCCATTAATCAATTGCTACGTTATGCGATTACCCAACAGGCAACCTCAATTGTCATTGCACATAATCATCCGCTGGGCCGGCCCTCTCCCTCCAAGGCTGACCTAGTGTTAACCCGTCAGATTCAACAGGCCTGCCAGCTAGTGGATATCCATCTGATTGACCATTGCATCATCGCCTTGGAAGGCAGCTTTTCCTTTGCTGAGCAGCAACTCATCAAACCGGAAATGCAGTATTGA
- a CDS encoding bestrophin family protein, producing the protein MIVRDQPTVFKLLFSWRGTILPKVLPPLGVVMLMSAIIGGLSHIGYFHFPELPLVGFTLIGVVLSIFLGFKNTACYDRWWEARKLWGILIANSRHFDRDCRMLSQGRRERVIQHVIVFANVLRDRLRHQTANPTELVETSGMSQQAVTQLYQQANAPQYTLSLIQWELMQALKEGEISDIIYMQMNNHVAELSIVQTGCDRIATTPLPFAYSVLLNRTVYFFCFILPFSLGSTLGLFTPLLVGILAYTFLGLDALSSEIEEPFGTQSNDLPLDSMVRTIEIELLGTLGKPTPPPIQAQDHNLL; encoded by the coding sequence ATGATCGTACGTGACCAGCCGACTGTTTTTAAACTGCTGTTTTCCTGGCGGGGGACGATTTTACCTAAAGTTTTGCCACCTTTAGGCGTAGTGATGCTGATGTCAGCCATCATCGGTGGCTTGTCACATATTGGCTATTTTCATTTTCCAGAATTACCCCTGGTCGGATTTACCCTGATTGGAGTGGTACTGTCTATTTTTCTTGGTTTTAAAAATACCGCCTGTTATGACCGCTGGTGGGAAGCGCGCAAACTTTGGGGAATTCTAATTGCCAATTCACGTCATTTTGACCGTGATTGCCGGATGCTGTCTCAAGGTCGCCGTGAGCGTGTGATTCAGCATGTGATTGTCTTTGCCAATGTACTCCGCGATCGCCTACGCCATCAAACAGCCAATCCGACTGAACTGGTTGAAACCAGCGGCATGAGCCAGCAGGCGGTGACCCAACTCTATCAGCAGGCCAATGCGCCGCAATATACCTTAAGCCTGATTCAATGGGAGTTAATGCAGGCGCTTAAAGAAGGTGAAATCTCCGATATCATCTATATGCAGATGAATAATCATGTGGCGGAACTAAGTATTGTCCAGACTGGTTGTGACCGGATTGCGACGACGCCTTTGCCTTTTGCCTATTCGGTCTTGCTCAATCGTACCGTCTATTTTTTCTGTTTTATTTTACCTTTTAGTTTAGGTTCAACGCTTGGTCTGTTTACGCCTTTACTGGTTGGAATTTTGGCCTATACTTTTTTGGGGCTGGATGCGCTAAGTTCAGAAATTGAGGAGCCTTTTGGTACCCAGAGTAATGACTTGCCACTAGACTCGATGGTACGTACGATTGAAATTGAACTGTTAGGGACTTTAGGTAAACCAACGCCACCACCGATTCAGGCTCAAGATCATAATTTGCTATAA
- the mnmC gene encoding FAD-dependent 5-carboxymethylaminomethyl-2-thiouridine(34) oxidoreductase MnmC — MSHAIQTADLDWQLVDGIDVPVSKQFGDVYFSKDNGLLETRHVFLNGNDLSTRLADLKPFEYFCVGETGFGTGLNILALWQLWQQVRPDNHSHLHAISVEKFPLSKADLIRALNAWPELKPLADQLISQYPMPISGCHRLSFPEKRFSLDLWLGDAHDVFPMIEKTAPVNAWFLDGFAPSCNPDMWEENVLNNIVRLSEIGTTFASFSVAGVLKRGLKNHGISISRPRGFKHKREMLKAIWNPAEETESSLIQEITQKKTERVTETNTRPRQIAVIGAGIAGLSAAWAFAQRGHQVTIYDQSAPLSGGSGNPLALLNPKLCPVEQSAEHLMTLAWQQALTHYAKFKAFRPIQVNQLALKNPEQLLGLADEYPKKILAAQDTEDQEIQTAFRSLKLLAAGAVSPHQLRDEILQHPNIQYQQAKISHIEAVTKPQLFANEQNLGEFDHVIVCTALETVQFFADYPVLKPIRGQVSWVNNQAQPLSENIAYSYGGYCMQLDAEHLILGASFYPGRDDAEVLAEDHVHNYELIHSVFPEYAQSLASTETWQGRASVRAQSQDYFPLLGKMKADEEIYSFAGLGSKGFLFAPLCSEILVAQILCEACPVPSSLVKKLSVTRFQKKVKMKKPYFKLQI; from the coding sequence TTGTCGCACGCAATTCAAACTGCCGATCTGGATTGGCAATTGGTGGATGGCATTGATGTGCCTGTGTCCAAGCAATTTGGTGATGTGTATTTTTCCAAAGACAATGGCTTGCTGGAAACCCGGCATGTCTTTTTAAATGGCAATGATCTCAGTACGCGTCTGGCAGATTTAAAACCTTTTGAATATTTCTGTGTGGGTGAAACGGGTTTTGGTACTGGTTTAAATATTCTGGCCCTGTGGCAGCTCTGGCAACAGGTACGTCCGGATAATCACAGTCATCTGCATGCCATTTCAGTTGAAAAATTTCCTCTTTCCAAAGCTGATCTGATTCGAGCCTTAAATGCCTGGCCAGAACTCAAGCCTTTAGCCGATCAACTCATCTCTCAATATCCGATGCCAATTTCCGGCTGTCATCGTCTCAGTTTTCCTGAAAAACGATTCAGTCTGGATCTATGGCTGGGTGATGCACATGATGTTTTCCCGATGATTGAAAAAACTGCACCGGTAAACGCCTGGTTTCTGGATGGCTTTGCGCCTTCCTGTAATCCGGACATGTGGGAAGAAAATGTTTTAAATAATATTGTACGTTTATCCGAGATTGGGACAACTTTCGCCTCTTTCAGTGTCGCTGGCGTGTTAAAACGCGGCTTAAAAAATCATGGGATTTCAATTTCCCGTCCACGTGGTTTTAAGCATAAGCGTGAAATGCTGAAAGCGATCTGGAATCCGGCTGAAGAGACTGAGAGTTCATTAATACAAGAAATTACTCAAAAAAAAACTGAGCGAGTGACAGAGACCAATACCAGACCTCGCCAGATTGCCGTAATTGGTGCTGGAATCGCGGGTTTAAGTGCGGCCTGGGCATTCGCTCAACGTGGTCATCAGGTTACGATTTACGACCAGTCAGCGCCACTCTCCGGAGGTTCTGGCAATCCACTGGCCTTACTCAATCCTAAACTTTGTCCGGTTGAGCAAAGTGCAGAGCATTTAATGACCTTGGCCTGGCAACAGGCTCTGACGCACTATGCAAAATTCAAGGCTTTCCGCCCAATTCAGGTCAATCAACTCGCCTTAAAAAATCCTGAACAGCTTTTAGGATTGGCAGACGAATATCCTAAAAAAATTCTTGCTGCACAAGATACAGAAGATCAAGAGATTCAAACTGCATTTCGAAGTTTAAAACTGTTAGCAGCTGGTGCGGTTTCACCTCATCAATTGCGTGATGAAATTTTGCAGCATCCGAATATTCAGTATCAACAGGCCAAAATTAGCCATATTGAAGCTGTTACAAAACCTCAGCTATTTGCTAATGAACAGAATCTAGGTGAATTTGATCATGTCATTGTCTGTACTGCGCTAGAAACAGTACAATTTTTTGCAGATTATCCGGTTTTGAAACCGATTCGCGGACAGGTCAGCTGGGTGAATAATCAAGCCCAGCCTTTAAGTGAAAATATTGCCTATAGCTATGGCGGTTATTGTATGCAACTGGATGCAGAACATCTGATCTTGGGCGCTTCTTTCTATCCAGGTCGGGATGATGCAGAGGTACTGGCAGAAGACCATGTACACAACTACGAACTGATCCACAGTGTCTTTCCTGAATATGCACAATCATTAGCTTCTACCGAGACCTGGCAAGGTCGTGCCTCGGTACGCGCGCAAAGTCAGGATTATTTCCCCTTGCTCGGCAAGATGAAAGCGGATGAGGAAATTTACAGCTTTGCCGGTCTAGGCTCCAAAGGTTTTCTGTTTGCGCCGCTCTGTAGTGAAATTCTGGTAGCCCAGATTCTCTGCGAAGCCTGTCCGGTGCCATCCAGTTTAGTAAAAAAACTCAGTGTGACCCGTTTTCAAAAGAAAGTGAAAATGAAGAAACCGTATTTTAAGCTACAAATTTAA
- a CDS encoding PHP domain-containing protein — translation MHGVDLHTHSNISDGTFSPQQLVEAAVEKLVHTLALTDHDTMDGLVLAEEAAKNHEIKIISGVEISSQWSRPATKKNYGVHIVALNMQNPEPLQKALNQQKKIRAERSKQICDLLVPLIGEDIYIDVLAKVDHIPDRVTRTHIAKTLVEKGIVTRPQQAFDKYIKEGKKAYVKFDGLNLEDTIQVIHESGGFAVLAHPTKYDLSATNIRYLIEIFAKFGGDAVELPPAIEPSSTRQMVDRMIAEYDLKVSIGSDFHGDHMPWIKLGNVPSLKPGQVGIWKSFV, via the coding sequence ATGCACGGCGTAGATTTACATACACATAGTAATATTTCTGATGGAACTTTCAGTCCTCAGCAATTAGTCGAAGCGGCTGTGGAAAAACTTGTCCATACTTTGGCCCTGACGGATCATGACACCATGGACGGTTTGGTATTAGCGGAAGAAGCTGCCAAAAATCATGAGATTAAGATCATTTCCGGGGTGGAAATATCCAGCCAATGGTCACGTCCTGCCACCAAGAAAAACTATGGCGTGCATATCGTCGCGCTAAATATGCAAAATCCTGAGCCTTTACAAAAAGCCCTCAATCAGCAAAAGAAAATCCGGGCTGAACGTTCTAAACAGATTTGTGATCTGCTGGTTCCTTTAATTGGGGAGGATATTTATATTGATGTGCTCGCCAAAGTAGACCATATCCCTGATCGGGTGACACGGACCCATATTGCCAAAACGCTAGTAGAAAAGGGGATTGTGACCCGTCCGCAACAGGCCTTTGATAAATATATCAAGGAAGGCAAAAAGGCCTATGTCAAATTTGACGGCTTGAATCTTGAAGACACGATTCAGGTGATTCATGAAAGTGGTGGCTTCGCCGTGCTGGCACATCCGACCAAATATGATTTATCTGCGACCAATATCCGTTATCTGATCGAGATCTTTGCCAAGTTCGGTGGAGATGCCGTCGAGCTGCCACCGGCGATTGAACCAAGTTCCACCCGGCAGATGGTGGATCGAATGATTGCTGAATATGATCTTAAAGTTTCGATTGGCAGTGATTTTCATGGCGATCACATGCCCTGGATTAAACTGGGCAATGTCCCGAGCCTTAAACCGGGTCAGGTCGGAATTTGGAAGAGTTTTGTTTAG
- a CDS encoding rhodanese-like domain-containing protein translates to MIRKQEITTFEFPENAVIWDVRDSSAFAEAHVKGAVNQPINDLSAEHLTQVSADQPIYILCGGGSKAPRAAEKLEGFDSSREYVILMGGTRAARDAGLPLEQNA, encoded by the coding sequence ATGATCCGTAAGCAAGAAATTACAACATTTGAGTTCCCAGAAAATGCAGTTATCTGGGATGTACGCGATTCAAGTGCTTTTGCTGAAGCACACGTGAAAGGGGCGGTGAATCAGCCTATTAACGATCTTTCAGCAGAGCACCTCACTCAGGTGTCAGCGGATCAACCCATTTACATCTTGTGTGGTGGGGGCAGTAAAGCTCCACGTGCTGCTGAAAAGTTAGAGGGTTTTGACAGCTCCCGTGAATATGTCATTCTGATGGGTGGTACTCGTGCTGCCCGTGATGCAGGCTTACCGCTTGAACAGAATGCATAA
- a CDS encoding septation protein IspZ — translation MKALLDFVPLIIFFYLYKTVDPKDTDHQLLQLIGSAGGVDNNNILVATTGLIISMLVVYGALFVMQKFRLDKQQWIVLFMTVIFGGITLILSDDFYIRLKAVLLNLVFAGVFLLSPWFSKDKKPLIQRLFGPVFNLSEKGWFKLNYAWVAMFVLMSFLHTFFAYLWMDGKYWGEFTAFGDMIVMFSFIIIQFIVLRKYFKTAE, via the coding sequence ATGAAAGCACTTTTAGACTTTGTGCCACTCATTATTTTCTTTTATTTATATAAAACTGTAGATCCAAAAGACACTGACCATCAATTGCTGCAATTGATCGGTTCTGCGGGGGGTGTCGACAATAATAATATTCTTGTTGCAACCACAGGTCTGATTATTTCCATGCTGGTCGTCTATGGTGCGTTATTTGTCATGCAAAAATTCCGTCTGGACAAGCAGCAATGGATTGTCTTGTTTATGACGGTGATTTTTGGTGGTATCACCCTGATCCTCAGCGATGATTTTTATATCCGTCTAAAAGCCGTGTTACTGAATCTGGTCTTTGCCGGGGTCTTTTTGTTATCGCCCTGGTTTAGCAAGGATAAAAAACCACTGATTCAGCGCCTGTTTGGTCCGGTATTCAATCTAAGCGAAAAAGGCTGGTTCAAGCTGAACTATGCTTGGGTTGCCATGTTCGTACTGATGTCATTTCTGCATACCTTTTTCGCCTATTTGTGGATGGATGGAAAATATTGGGGTGAATTTACCGCATTCGGTGACATGATCGTGATGTTTTCCTTTATCATTATTCAGTTTATTGTATTGCGCAAATACTTTAAGACCGCTGAATAA
- the coaBC gene encoding bifunctional phosphopantothenoylcysteine decarboxylase/phosphopantothenate--cysteine ligase CoaBC: MSFDLSVIPHKNIILAVTGGIAAYKSAILVRRLKDAGFDVRVVMTHGAQAFITPLTFQALSGNPVHTELLDTEAEAGMGHIELARWADLLLVAPASCDTLAKFAAGLADDLLSTLYLATKAPVWVAPAMNQQMWAAKATQRNLATLIEDGVHVIMPDAGSQACGDVGLGRMPEPEDLARQVTEYFHKAQRAIAEKFGLLAGKQVTITAGPTREAIDPVRYISNHSTGKMGFALAAACYAAGANVTLIAGPVSLDTPNGVKRKNVSSAVQMLNESMQMLENGCDIFIATAAVADYRVAEVAEHKIKKAGDELNVALVKNPDIVATIAQQEKRPFMVGFAAETRNIEEYAAGKLVAKKLDMIACNDVSRADIGFASDENAMIVFFAEHYQLDKRDLEKASKQEIAQQLIEAIHDALHRDPSSDDDF, encoded by the coding sequence GTGAGCTTTGATCTAAGTGTAATTCCTCATAAAAATATCATTTTGGCCGTCACTGGCGGTATTGCTGCCTATAAAAGTGCAATTCTGGTCCGCCGTCTAAAAGATGCCGGATTTGATGTGCGGGTCGTCATGACTCACGGTGCACAGGCTTTTATTACACCTTTAACCTTTCAAGCCTTATCGGGCAATCCCGTACATACCGAATTGCTGGATACTGAAGCAGAAGCCGGCATGGGCCATATCGAGCTGGCACGTTGGGCAGATCTGTTGCTGGTAGCGCCGGCCAGCTGTGATACCTTGGCAAAATTTGCCGCAGGTCTGGCTGATGATCTCTTAAGTACTTTATATCTGGCGACGAAAGCACCCGTCTGGGTGGCGCCTGCCATGAACCAGCAAATGTGGGCGGCGAAAGCAACGCAGCGCAATCTTGCGACACTGATCGAAGATGGTGTGCATGTGATCATGCCGGACGCGGGATCACAGGCTTGTGGTGATGTAGGTTTGGGCCGGATGCCTGAGCCGGAAGATTTAGCCCGACAGGTGACTGAATATTTTCACAAAGCTCAACGTGCGATTGCGGAAAAATTTGGCCTGCTTGCGGGTAAACAAGTCACGATTACCGCAGGCCCGACCCGCGAAGCGATTGATCCGGTGCGTTATATTTCCAATCACAGTACCGGGAAAATGGGCTTTGCACTGGCTGCAGCCTGTTATGCAGCCGGAGCCAATGTGACCCTGATTGCAGGGCCGGTCAGTCTGGACACTCCAAATGGCGTGAAACGTAAGAATGTTTCTTCTGCCGTGCAAATGCTGAATGAAAGCATGCAAATGCTGGAAAATGGTTGCGATATCTTTATTGCGACAGCTGCAGTAGCCGATTATCGTGTGGCAGAAGTAGCCGAGCATAAAATCAAGAAAGCTGGTGATGAACTGAATGTAGCCTTGGTGAAAAATCCGGATATTGTTGCCACAATTGCCCAGCAGGAAAAACGTCCATTTATGGTCGGCTTTGCGGCAGAAACCCGCAATATTGAAGAATATGCTGCCGGAAAGCTGGTCGCGAAAAAGCTGGATATGATTGCCTGCAATGATGTATCACGTGCAGATATCGGATTTGCTTCGGATGAAAATGCCATGATAGTATTCTTTGCCGAGCATTATCAGCTGGATAAACGCGATCTGGAAAAAGCCTCCAAGCAGGAAATTGCCCAGCAGTTGATCGAAGCTATTCATGATGCCCTGCATCGTGATCCATCCAGTGATGATGATTTTTAA
- the tnpA gene encoding IS66-like element accessory protein TnpA yields the protein MTTNHQTSIASLAKKRRTYSAEFKQQIVQACKAPDVSIASVALQHGLNTNLVSKWIRLIDGKPGNDRSPLPNKPAFIALSCSTPLDPTPTDMLTVQITLPHSKAEIGLKWQVSEISALAELLKALAT from the coding sequence ATGACTACAAATCACCAGACATCCATCGCATCTCTTGCGAAAAAACGAAGAACATACAGTGCTGAATTTAAACAGCAGATCGTTCAGGCTTGTAAAGCACCGGACGTTTCAATTGCTTCGGTCGCTTTGCAACATGGATTGAATACAAATCTTGTATCCAAATGGATTCGCTTAATTGATGGTAAGCCAGGGAATGATCGCTCACCACTACCGAATAAACCTGCATTTATTGCCTTATCTTGCTCTACACCATTAGATCCTACTCCTACTGACATGTTAACGGTTCAAATTACTTTACCCCACTCAAAAGCAGAAATTGGCTTGAAATGGCAAGTATCAGAAATATCTGCTTTAGCAGAATTACTCAAGGCACTTGCAACATGA
- a CDS encoding YciI family protein → MPLFVVSCTDREGTVEKRLAIRPQHLARLEQLNAEGRLIVAGAMPKDPANPQAGFYGSTIIVDFDSREALDTWLQDEPFLKEGVYEHIDVKPFNKAFPQG, encoded by the coding sequence ATGCCATTATTCGTCGTTAGCTGTACCGATCGGGAAGGTACAGTTGAAAAACGCCTCGCGATTCGTCCACAACATCTTGCACGTCTGGAACAGTTAAATGCTGAAGGCCGCCTGATTGTTGCAGGTGCCATGCCTAAGGATCCAGCCAATCCACAGGCCGGTTTTTATGGCAGTACCATTATTGTCGACTTTGACAGTCGTGAAGCGCTGGATACATGGCTACAGGATGAACCTTTCTTAAAAGAAGGTGTGTACGAACACATCGATGTTAAACCATTCAATAAAGCATTCCCTCAAGGATAA